The sequence catatttcatcatatccATGCATAAtcgttggttgcattaatgcatctTTATTCTCGATGGTTGTTTGGATtgtacttacctgcggtaccattttatggtaacacagatttcgatgcagatgaagcTGAGGAtgagcctgaggatttggctccgcccgaggagtgatatAGGATCACTCGTTATTGTAtttggacttgtattatattttattttgggataactgtataactccttttaatcattttacttatgtaaatttgtattaaaaattttggtacttaactgacttacttaaattatatgCCACGTTGTCATCATCCGAGTGTCTCGACTCCTGTGTTTccgtacatgggggtcgggggcgccacattaCGTCCTCACTGAGGCACCAGTCTGGAAGCTTGAACCAGGTAGTAGATGCTTTAAGTCGACGGGTGTCATCCCTCACTACTATGAGCGCCAGATTGGCGAGCTTTGACACTTTTAGAGATTCGTATGCAAAAGATCCTTCCTTCTGGAAAATATTCACCAAGGTAACTGAAGCTTGCAAAAAGACTATGGATGCCTCACAAATCACCCATCTTTATTTCAAGTATATTGTTCGCCTACATGGCATTCCTCAGTCCACCACCTCATATTGAGATACGAAGTTTATGAGTGACTTTTGGAAGAGCTTGTGGGAGAAAATGAGGGCGAAGCTAAACTTTAGCAATGCCTACCATCCCCAAGCAGATGGATAGACTGAGGTGGTGAATTGTAGTTTGGGAAACCTACAAAGCTTGGCCACTACTAAGCCAAAACAATGGGACCTTGCCTCATCTTAGGCCGAGTTCGCTTACAATTGCTCCAAGAACAGAACTACAGAATAGAACCTATTTGAGGTTGTGTATGGGCAGAATTTGTCGAGCATACTTGACTTGGCACCCATTCCACATATTGGTCGTCCGAATGTTAAGGCCTAGGAGATGGCAGTGCACCTTTAGGGAGTACACAACAATTGCCGtcattagataattttttatgttggggaTTTTGTTTGGGCTATGCTAACCGGTCATCGTTTTCTTGTTGGTGAGTACCATAAGTTGAAGGATAAGAAGATTGGACCTTGTGAAGTCCTCCAAAAGATCAATGACAATGCATACAGGTTACGTCGTCCCAATCATATGAAAACTTCGAATGCGTTCAACGTCAAACACCTCAGTCCATGATTTATCAATGATAGCGTGAACTTGAGGGCAAGTTCTTTCCAACTCGAGGAGACTGATGCAAGAGGATCTGAATTCGATGATAATGAACTGGCTGACTTGACGCTAATAGCACTGGACTAtcttaaaaaggaaaatcatcGCAAAAACTGCAAGAAAAGGTGAAGATTTCTTGGTTCGACGAGGAAAGGCTGCTATTCCTCAGTTAGGCGAGGAAAGGTTGGCATTCCTCGATTGGATGAGAAAAGGGGGGCAACATGGCATTCCTTGGTTGGGCGAGGAAAGATGGGCGACAATGCACACAAGTCAGTATTTTGGCCATAACTTTGGTTATGGATATCATAATAGCTCATATGACCCCAATTCAGAAAGCTCTATTTGACTCACACGTCTTGGTCACCACGTTACGCTTGGTGGTCCCCTTTTATACCCCAAAATTAGCTATTTTTCCCTCTGAATCgtcattttaagttattttttccatttttaagtcatttttcttttatggtaatgtttatttttaggaaCAATTTTATTCCCGATTTTTGGCTAGCTTTTAGAGATATACTTATCTTATTccgtattttaattatttctccaTAATTggaattttactttcttttcctTAGTTATTTAAGCCCGACTTGTGGGCTTCAAAAcatatattctatttttataaagtaatccTAATTTCAGAGTTTATCTTAGAGTTTTCTATTTTGCTtacatttttctcaatctcaatctcaatctctagCTTCCGTTACTTAGTTTATCTCAAAACAATTCTTATTCTGCTCTAGCGtcaaatctcattttattttattttttaattgtatcaTCCAATGACAAATCATGCGGATCTTACAATATTAACACATGCGAGTATCAACCTCTCTCAACCCCGACCCCAACCTCCTTACCTGCCAATAATTGCAGAACAAGCAGGAGGGTTGCCAAGGCAAGTGTTTGGATACCCAACCCATATCTATATCTTTCTGCCAATCTCATACAAAATCAAACCCCAATCATTCTAGGACCTCAAACCAAAAGCAAATCCATCCAAGATGTCTCTCATTTATACCTTCAAGACCGTAGGTATAATTGTGGTCCTCATCGGTGTCAACCTTTGAGACTCGTCAATCTTTACCTTCAAGACCCACGATGTGATCACAAGTATGTCCTTTGAGACACATGATGTGGCCGTAGACCACGACAACTTCCAAGACCTGCGACATAGCCTTGGGTCTGTGCACATGGAccatgagaaatgatagaggaagaagaagaagaagatatagAGAAGTCGAGCGGCCAAGGAAAtgagagagttttttttttcatgtactCATTGATCGTGAATGTGTGGAGGTCTTTTATCGAGCTAGTGGGGTATCTATTCGATTCTTCAAAAATTTACTCTTAATATGCCTATTTGGCTCATTGGGCGGGCAAGTTCAAGTGACAAGTCTCAACCGAGGAGTTGCTCCTACTTAGAAGTGGCGGCAAGGTGGTTCATGCTAGCGTGTTGGTGTTTTGCAAGAGCTTCTACTCTCTCTTCATGAATTCATACACTTCTTTACACATTTGCTCATTGAAATGTgtattaattaatgatatttgtaaATACAAATCTATTTTTGCTCATGTCAAATGTAGGATGGTTAGTTTCATATTTCTTACAAACAACCTTTATActtcataattttcaaaaatgataaatgttaCAGCCACAAAGAtatctcataaaagtaaacttacacacttgcatgttttcatataatacgttagatctattttataataaaattagctttacaataaaagtagttttacaatgTAATATACtacatcagtttatgagtttaattttgtagaatctctttgtagttaaagtatttctcttgaGTTATGAGACACATCATCATACATCTCATAATAtcattataaaagaaaaatttcttcTTATAACCACAGCTTCATCTACTGATCTTCCGTTgtattattatcaataaaactaaataatatataccattaataaaacttattgAATGAGTAACTAAAcgactcatttttatttaaattaaattcaacaaatcaaaaaaatactttaattaaataactaatttttatttaaatgtattagcccttcaattttcaaaacatgtATCTTCTGTGTTATCAACttatcatgtgttttttttattattattattggttaaaaaaataaaagtgttcAACAAGATAGGCTTCCTGATCTTTTTTCTTAAATCAACATAAAAGGAGGGATATTAGCAAGTCTTTGTCGACACATATTTCAGTCAGCAACTGCTAAACTAATTCTGATATTGTAGTTCAACCTCCTTATAGTTTTGGTGGCCAGTTTGTAAAGTGCCCCAAACCCTTTGGAAGTACCAAAATGTTCTGCATCTCATTCACACAGACAACATAAGATGATCAAACTTTTATTCTTGGATTAACAGATGACCCCAAAATGATTATTGATTATAACACAGGAAAGCAGAAATGGCCTCCGACATggcaatttgatttattttcactGTAACGGAGATTGTTTGACTAAATTAGACAGTTTAATTTTAGAGAAAGATAGACACATCAAGTGaactctataatatttaatgcTGATCACGGTATTAAATCACACGTAAATATTCAGTATTGTTTCTATCGCACTCTACATTCGACTATTCAAATTAGCCATCAAGTTAAAGGGGAATGAATGTCAATTGAGTTTCACCCATTAATCAATTTATACCAGAAGAAACGAGTGTGGTTCATAGATGGCAGCCATGTGACTACCTGTTTATGACCGTCCGATCTTTTATTAGACGGTAAAGAAAACTATAGCCAGATAAAGAGGGGTAATGGAcctgaaaatgaaatttcacTGTTAGGTGTTGGCCCACACACACGTGCAGAAGCTGGTCCAACCAGCATAGAGGAATTTTGTGAGTCTAGTTAAGGTCAACACATCAATCATGGAGACATTATTTTGGTATACTGACTCTCATCTTTCTCATTAAACCACGCAGAAATCAATTACATTGAAAAGAATTTCAGATAAAGAGTGAAGACTAGTAAACAGGGCATGCAGCAAATTCCTTTTCTGCCTTTTGCCACTGGCCACTAGAGGTATGTCTGTCACAAATAATGGTATATACAAGTTTAGAATATGTAAATTTCGTGTATCCTTTCGGCAAAAATAGAAAGATCCACCATAAAAAATAGGATTTTTCAAGTGAGACCCCATCACTTTTAGGCCCTGTTTAGAttcaaaaagtgtttcatctcatctcatctcatctcatcattacaacttttttaaattctcacacaaaatataataaataattcaattttttcaaatctcaaaataataatattattaaaaaataatattctaataatattttttttaactttcaactaaaatcatctcatctcatctcatgaatccaaaccaaccctCAATGGTAGGTCTTACTTATTTCAAAGAATCTGCACGACACTTGCACTCTTTAGAGCCGCACAAATCATTTTCCACCTCATACTTTCTCCATAACTAACTCAGACTTGGGGACAAAAGCCAAGAAGCAAAGGTGGCAGACAAAAAGTATCTATCATCTTTACTCTGTATGGGCAAGAATATTGGTGGTGAATATGGGTGCTTTAAAAACTTGTGAAGTAAAAATTAGGAGTTATCAATTTATCTCCAAGAATAAAGAGTCAAGTCAAGACCATGAAATGGACCCAGAACCAAAAAGGTGTAAACTTAATGGAGCTTTCTGTACTGTATTCTTTCTGTACTATATTCTATAAAGAATGAATCACTAACCACTGCCAAGTGAAAGAGTTCATGCCTCGTTTCGAGGGGATgttaaatttgaaagataatagCTTTGTTTAGCTTGTTATGTGAATCCAGCTCGGATGCTTACTCCTCTCATTGATCTCAACAGAACAAGTGCAAGATGAACACAATAGCAAGGAcagcaaagaagaaaattagTCAGTTAACCTGTAAGTTATCTCCAACAAACCTACAGGAGCATTGTCTAATTCTTGTCCCATCCAAAGTCCGTCTCAATCATAAGATTCTAAACCACAGCCTAAAGAGACAAACATGGCATTACAAAAGTTAATATGCAACAATATATAATGAGGGAGTGCATCAATTAACTAGATTGAATGCCTAGACTAAGCAAGGTCAAATAAAACTTGTCAATTGATTCAAACAGTTATTTGCATCGACAAATTTGAATTACAATAGGCGGCTCACTTTGAATTTGATGACGATAACATAACCGAAGAAATTGTACAAGGTAAAGCGGCAGATATTTTGTTTCAAGAGATTCCAAGTTAGTTATTGATTTATAAAACAAAGGAGATACAGCTTAGCAATGAGTACCacattaaacaaaacaaaagcagAAAATCAATGTTAATCTTCTATTCTGAAAGCTCATCTTCCTACTACTCAAAGGAAGGATGAATTTTATGCTACATGAACACATTCTTCAGCAAGCTGGTAAAACAAGTTTCCCAAATTTGGACTGAATCTAGAGGTCTCATCAAACTCCTATATAATACATTACACCAAACGCTGCTTTCATCAATTGTTAACTCTATGAAATGGCAGAACTGGCGTGTAGTGGAATCAATCCAGAAAGAAATGAATTACCTACAATGCGTGATTCTGCACTGGTGAATTTATCAAAGCATCCACAACTCTTTTAAGGGAGGAAGGCTCAGGAAGTGTTGTTGGGAGGTCAGATAACGAATCTTCAAAACAGCAAGCACCTCTAACTGTGATCATCTGACTTGAAGAACTGAAATTTTAAAAGGTGATCCTCAAAAAGATCCAAAGTGGAATGCCAAATAGATCCAAGAGCTGAACACCATCCATGTGAAATTGAAGGGGAATAATATTTTTCTGGAAGCTTCAACTTTCCATTTACGATCAAATTTGAAACAACCGTTAATGCTCTCAAAATATGGATATAGCTGAGAGATGACTAGTCACTTCCACTACTATGTCtatctgaaaaagaaaagagcaagATTAAATTAAGAAGCATAAGTTAAATTTTCGAAACAATGtaaagggagagggagaattGTCATACCTCCAGATGATCTTTTCCCTTCCATGGCTTCTTTCTTCTCTTGGCAACTTAAGCAAAGGAAAGGGCCATCCCATGGACGCAACCTTCCTGGGTTTGATGAACCATAATGTATTGAAACACCCTCTCCGGGTTTCATCTCTACTTGACAGACTGCACACGTGAATAACCTAAACATGTTGCAGAGCGGGTACTTCGTATCTAACCTGAATTCCACATAAGCACATCTTGCATTACAAAGATATAAATTCACACGATCACTCAAGCACACGAGATCGTGCCAACATAATGGACAGGTATGAAAATAGGCATCGGTCACATGATACCAGATATGGGGAAAACTCAGACTAATAGACATAGTGTTCAAAGCACCAACCTCTCTGAAAGCATAGCAGATCCTTCCTCAAATAGTTCCTCCATCACATCAGGCTCAATGTATTCTTTATCAACATGAGAAGATGATTCCGAGGACTTTCTACGAAACATAGACTTAAACACGCCTTTTCCCAGCTTCTTGGGCGCTGGTAAAGGAGCAACTAGCTTCTGCTGTGGTAATATGTCAATTACAATGCAGGTTGTATCGTCACGAAGTCCCTTTGCTTGTAATGCTTCCTGAAGTAGAACAAGAAAGAGTAAAACAAGCCGTAGAAGTAGGCAAGCAGGCATGGAATTTGAAAAGTTTAGGAGTCAGGGCTGTAAATGTTGTGATTAACTGGAAGGAATTTTGAAGTGTTCTTAAAAAGCAGCATCTgttttaattatataacataCTTTAACAATTTGTGCAGCTGCAGCATCTACCGGCATCTCACGACAACAATCAAAAGCTGTCTCAGCAGTTAAAGCATCCCAAACACCATCACTTGAGATAATAAGCCTACCACCAGCTGTAGATAGCTGCAGATATAagatttcaaatgttataaaagGTCAACTAAATAGTTTAGTTGTGTTAATAGTTAAAGCATCCCAAACACCATCACTTCTGTAAATAGTTTACTTGCGTAATTCAGTACACTTCGTGCTGGGGTGTTACTGTTATAATGTACATTGTAATATCTATATGATAAATCTCAACTAGCAGTTTGAATAATATTGTGTTGTTAGAAAATTTAATATAGTTTCCCGTGTATCTACAgtttaacccccccccccccccccccgggcggGCGCACAGACATCCGAAGATTACGCTGGTGTATATGGCACATCCTCCATACCGCTAACctggtaaaatttgatttgcaagataatttaattttaaacttctttTACAACTCAAAGCGGTGTGGAGTGTGTTCTCCACACCAGCTTGCAAGTAGAAGGACTTGTATTGAAATAGGTACATATGCAAACAAGGaagatcaaacaaaaaattcGCATAGAGAGAGGATCCTCGAATTTAATCATACAATTGGAGATTTccagaagtagaagaagaagaaaagtagAGTATCCTCGAACCTTCACTTGCTTTACATAAGGAACAGGAACAATAAACTCGCCAACATCCATATCACCAATTGATCGGGAAAGGCACAAACCACCAGGCCAACACCTAAGAGGAccaatctacaaaaaaaaaaaaaaaaaatcattagacTAGTTAAATAACCAGCTTTATTTCATGGATGTAAAATCATATGTACAATTCCTCAATGTGAGTGTTCAAAGATTCCAAAGAATGCAACAGGAGGAGAAATCGATTTAGCATCGTATACAGGCAGATTGACATCATGGGTTGTATCtgaacagaaaatatttaattgcAAAAGATTTTGAAAGATTCTAAAATCTTGTATGCTTTAAGTTATATGTTCCTATGATTCAAATCAATCATAACCTAGAAACTATGGTTCATTTGGTAAGAATTGCCCATGCTTTTATCAATGATTCTGGTTGACCTGGTTTTCATTCAAATTTTCATGTCTGGAATCAAAAtcaatgatgaaaaaaaagaattataattaCGAAGGGCGATGGATTACAACTTTCTCACCACTTTATTAAGTTTGAGAattaattcaaaagaaattcaaacaaATAGATACCTCTGCACCACCACCTGTATTAAGCCGACCCACCTCACCCCCACTAGAAGTGATTCGCTCCCTcctaataaaatagagaaaacttAGGGCTGAAAGGGGCATTGATAAGTGAGTCTAAACACCTTATATTGATAACTTACTCCTCTTCATTGCAATCAAGTCTGTGATCTGCCGACAAGTAATAAATACCACCTTCAGCAGGTTCAAGTATGCAACGGGAATCACCAACAGATGCAACTGTTATGACCCATCCTTCTATTATTACAAAGGTGACAGTTGTTCCTGATCTCTGTGCTGAGGTAACCATAACAAATGCATCAATGGCATGCATGGAAAGTATagtacaagaaaatgaaatagagaCATTATAGGTAGAGACATAAAGCTACATAGCAAACTGTCCAGCACACTAACctttacaagaagaaaaacaaaagttaatCATTGTTACTACtgctttttttataggtaatcattgttttttttttttttgataagttatagGTAATCATTGTTACTATTGTTACACATGTATACATGACAAGTAGACTGTGTATCTGCATTTTTGGAAAGATGATATGGAAAACCGTTAGCTACCAACCTAAACAACTAGAACTACATAAATGGCACACAAGTAGAAATACAGAATTCCAGAGCTTTTAAATCAAGGGCAAAAATATAATTCTAAGCCTACATAAAAGCTCCACGACAATGAATCTGGCAAAACCTAAGGTCCTGAACTTGTGAATATGCCAGGAGTTACAAAGGCATTGATTAATAGATTAATAATCTGAATAAGTTAGGTTAAAATTACAGGAGCCAACTTGATTATATCTACATTGAACCCGGATTAactctttatatatttaaaaaaaaaaaaatagatgctATGAAGCCTACgaataagaaaatgaaacaaaaaattaacatttgTGTAGAAACTACTCATACCTTGCTCTTGAAAGTCTTTATCTGTTTTAACAAAGCCTGCAACCAAAGCCCTAGGAAGTGCTGCAACCCATTCATCTCTATTAAGATCTGAAGGAATAGCGCCTAACACATTATTGAGGAGATTCTCCTTAGAGTATATAGCAGCAGCAGATCCATTATGTCCGTCAAATAGCTGCAAAACATGGTTTAGTAAGAGCAGCCTACAAAATATGAAGGGGGACTGTGAAGGATCAAATACTACAATATAACATAGATGAAATGTAGGCACCAATACTCCAATGGTTTTCAAGCTCATAGATAACTAATATAGTAGTAAAATGGCACAAATATACCAAAACTGAACCAAAAACCACAAATCAGCATAaacaaaaatggagaaaatataagcaaaatcacatcaaactaaCTGATGACCACATACCCAAAAGGCAAGCCTTTATATTCCTTGTCTGgcttaaaatattgtgaagaccAAGTCAATCTTTTGCCAAAAAGGGAAGACCTGTATACAGAAAATCATTCATGTCTAGCTAAGAGCCAACTCGAGATCAACCTAACCTTGACTTTCCCAAGGAACTCCCCATCATTAAACACCTGCATATTCTGATTCCTTTCA comes from Juglans microcarpa x Juglans regia isolate MS1-56 chromosome 8S, Jm3101_v1.0, whole genome shotgun sequence and encodes:
- the LOC121244825 gene encoding probable protein phosphatase 2C 12 isoform X2, yielding MSTRSERHTVPLSLLLKRELDNERIERPEIVHGQASQSKKGEDFTLLKTECQRVVGDGISTYSVFGLFDGHNGSAAAIYSKENLLNNVLGAIPSDLNRDEWVAALPRALVAGFVKTDKDFQEQAQRSGTTVTFVIIEGWVITVASVGDSRCILEPAEGGIYYLSADHRLDCNEEERERITSSGGEVGRLNTGGGAEIGPLRCWPGGLCLSRSIGDMDVGEFIVPVPYVKQVKLSTAGGRLIISSDGVWDALTAETAFDCCREMPVDAAAAQIVKEALQAKGLRDDTTCIVIDILPQQKLVAPLPAPKKLGKGVFKSMFRRKSSESSSHVDKEYIEPDVMEELFEEGSAMLSERLDTKYPLCNMFRLFTCAVCQVEMKPGEGVSIHYGSSNPGRLRPWDGPFLCLSCQEKKEAMEGKRSSGDRHSSGSD
- the LOC121244825 gene encoding probable protein phosphatase 2C 12 isoform X1; its protein translation is MSTRSERHTVPLSLLLKRELDNERIERPEIVHGQASQSKKGEDFTLLKTECQRVVGDGISTYSVFGLFDGHNGSAAAIYSKENLLNNVLGAIPSDLNRDEWVAALPRALVAGFVKTDKDFQEQAQRSGTTVTFVIIEGWVITVASVGDSRCILEPAEGGIYYLSADHRLDCNEEERERITSSGGEVGRLNTGGGAEIGPLRCWPGGLCLSRSIGDMDVGEFIVPVPYVKQVKLSTAGGRLIISSDGVWDALTAETAFDCCREMPVDAAAAQIVKEALQAKGLRDDTTCIVIDILPQQKLVAPLPAPKKLGKGVFKSMFRRKSSESSSHVDKEYIEPDVMEELFEEGSAMLSERLDTKYPLCNMFRLFTCAVCQVEMKPGEGVSIHYGSSNPGRLRPWDGPFLCLSCQEKKEAMEGKRSSGDIVVEVTSHLSAISIF